A genomic segment from Thermoplasmataceae archaeon encodes:
- a CDS encoding transcriptional regulator, with the protein MTEDLDEIMNALLNNTRREILKILTVDNSYALEMSKWLGVSQQAINKQLEMLEKAKLISLAGLVPSNAGASRKLYRPSGFSTITIDYSRNFFEIKRMELQYSNDDYVLKSEGNRELLQDLEKINGEIDELMSMRTNLLNRKDEILDALHRSVSDNSDSSLERNILLSYLEQMDQEAVAEKLSIPIDLVSHVVGKFMNQ; encoded by the coding sequence ATGACGGAAGACCTGGACGAAATTATGAATGCCCTCCTCAATAATACGAGGAGGGAAATTTTGAAGATACTTACCGTAGATAATTCCTACGCACTCGAGATGAGCAAATGGCTTGGGGTTTCTCAGCAGGCAATAAACAAGCAGCTTGAAATGCTTGAGAAGGCAAAACTGATTAGCCTTGCTGGACTTGTTCCCAGCAATGCCGGGGCCTCTAGGAAACTTTACAGACCATCTGGCTTTTCTACCATAACAATAGACTATTCAAGAAACTTCTTCGAAATCAAGAGAATGGAACTTCAGTATTCAAACGACGACTATGTCCTGAAGAGTGAAGGCAATAGAGAACTCCTTCAGGATCTAGAGAAGATAAACGGTGAGATTGACGAACTTATGTCAATGAGAACAAACCTGCTTAATAGGAAGGACGAGATTCTTGATGCACTGCACCGTAGCGTTTCGGACAACTCTGATTCGTCTCTCGAAAGAAACATACTTCTTTCATACCTTGAACAGATGGACCAGGAAGCGGTTGCAGAGAAACTGAGTATTCCAATAGATTTAGTGAGTCACGTTGTAGGAAAATTCATGAATCAGTGA
- the dph5 gene encoding diphthine synthase: MLNIIGIGLRGLKSITLEEADVIRSGDIIYIDEYTSVPPAGTIGEISGFFQRKIISVGREFIEGKSPIVESCESKNVVLLVVGDGMSATTHGVLAASCRSRGIDVKVYENASIVNAIPGRLGLYGYRMGPPVSLPFLTDGFFPQSVFSKIYRNHENGMHTIVLLDLKDGKTIEPYQAFIWLKELENRSALKHFLSGETICVVSALYHDTEKIVCGNIDDLMRLEFDSPSSIVILSKPDAFEIENLRSFSGN, translated from the coding sequence ATGCTTAATATTATTGGAATAGGCCTTCGTGGCCTTAAGAGTATCACGCTGGAGGAGGCCGATGTAATCAGATCTGGTGACATTATCTACATCGATGAGTACACTTCCGTGCCACCAGCTGGTACCATTGGCGAGATCTCCGGCTTTTTCCAGAGAAAGATCATCTCTGTTGGTAGAGAGTTCATCGAAGGAAAATCACCGATTGTTGAATCTTGCGAATCAAAAAATGTCGTACTGCTTGTGGTTGGAGATGGAATGTCAGCCACCACACACGGTGTTCTTGCAGCCAGTTGCAGATCACGCGGCATTGATGTGAAGGTGTATGAGAACGCGTCCATTGTCAATGCAATCCCGGGACGGCTTGGGCTGTATGGTTATAGGATGGGTCCACCTGTTTCGCTCCCATTCTTAACGGATGGCTTCTTTCCACAAAGTGTGTTCTCCAAAATATACAGAAATCATGAAAACGGAATGCATACAATCGTTCTTCTGGATCTGAAAGACGGGAAAACCATTGAACCTTATCAGGCATTTATCTGGCTAAAGGAGCTTGAGAATAGGTCTGCCCTTAAGCATTTTCTTTCAGGGGAGACCATTTGCGTGGTCTCAGCGCTTTATCATGATACTGAAAAAATAGTTTGCGGAAATATCGATGACCTGATGCGCCTGGAGTTTGACTCACCATCATCCATAGTAATCCTAAGCAAACCAGATGCGTTTGAAATAGAAAATTTACGCTCATTTTCAGGAAATTAA
- a CDS encoding phosphopyruvate hydratase has translation MNDFTIRDVRARKILDSRGNFTIEAEVHLDGVKGIASAASGASTGATEVVAFSANGIDSSINYFRDHARKALIGLNALDQVGVDRILQEIDGTDNFSRLGGNMSTAISMAVAKASSIKLGIPLYSYVGGAMARSIPRPMGNVIGGGKHSKNGTTIQEFLVSSQGSTFLESIYYNALVHRRIGQKLSEKLKGQSVGVGDERAWTANISDEEAIEIVKDSAKEISGEHKVKILLGVDFAATSYFEDGKYVYKNRKLTTDQQVDYATSFVKEHGFYFIEDPIEETDFEGFAAVTSKIGDRALVVGDDIYTTDEKRIKKGIEMKSTNAVLIKVNQIGTLTDTYRAVEASKKAGMKTVISHRSGETTDNYIAHLAVAFGSVFIKTGTIGGERLAKLNELAYIEENLGTANA, from the coding sequence ATGAATGATTTCACAATAAGAGACGTAAGGGCAAGGAAAATTCTTGACTCTAGGGGGAATTTTACCATCGAAGCCGAAGTACATCTGGACGGTGTTAAGGGAATAGCATCTGCCGCGTCAGGAGCAAGCACAGGAGCAACTGAGGTCGTGGCATTCTCGGCAAATGGTATAGATTCTTCCATCAATTACTTCAGGGATCATGCAAGAAAGGCGCTTATTGGCTTAAATGCACTTGACCAGGTGGGAGTTGACAGGATACTTCAGGAAATAGATGGAACTGATAATTTTTCGCGACTCGGCGGAAACATGTCCACAGCGATCTCAATGGCTGTGGCTAAGGCGTCCTCCATAAAACTTGGCATACCACTCTATTCATACGTTGGGGGGGCAATGGCACGATCAATCCCAAGGCCCATGGGAAACGTCATCGGCGGTGGAAAACACTCGAAAAACGGAACAACAATACAGGAATTTCTTGTTTCCTCTCAAGGATCTACGTTCCTGGAATCTATATATTACAATGCACTGGTTCACAGGAGAATCGGCCAGAAACTATCTGAAAAGCTCAAGGGTCAGAGTGTTGGTGTCGGCGACGAGAGAGCCTGGACGGCAAACATATCCGACGAGGAAGCCATAGAGATTGTGAAGGATTCTGCGAAGGAGATTTCAGGTGAGCACAAGGTCAAAATATTGCTTGGTGTTGATTTTGCCGCTACGTCTTATTTTGAGGATGGCAAGTACGTCTACAAAAATAGGAAACTCACCACAGACCAGCAGGTGGATTATGCGACGTCATTTGTCAAGGAACATGGATTTTATTTCATTGAAGACCCGATTGAGGAAACCGATTTCGAGGGATTTGCAGCCGTGACCTCCAAGATCGGGGACCGTGCTCTCGTTGTCGGTGACGACATATACACGACGGACGAGAAGAGAATAAAGAAGGGAATTGAAATGAAATCCACAAACGCCGTTCTGATAAAGGTAAATCAGATAGGCACGTTGACTGACACGTACCGGGCAGTTGAAGCATCCAAGAAAGCTGGGATGAAAACCGTTATCTCACACAGAAGTGGTGAAACAACAGACAATTACATTGCCCACCTTGCTGTCGCATTTGGGTCAGTGTTCATAAAAACTGGAACTATCGGTGGTGAAAGGCTTGCAAAACTAAATGAACTGGCATACATAGAGGAAAACCTGGGCACTGCTAATGCTTAA
- a CDS encoding gamma carbonic anhydrase family protein: MPVYSFEGKHPEIGRSYIFPNATVIGNIKIGDGVWIGPGAVLRGDYGRIEIGSYSAIEDNCVVHARPGETTVIGEHATIGHLSVIHTGRVKDWAVIGMGATVSDFATVGAWAVVGEGAVVKNKFEIPDESIAVGVPAKIVGKIDSAYKDLWTGYKSNYNTFVDRYRQNLREIR; this comes from the coding sequence ATGCCAGTGTATTCGTTTGAGGGAAAGCACCCAGAAATTGGCAGATCGTATATCTTCCCAAATGCTACTGTGATTGGAAATATAAAGATTGGTGACGGCGTCTGGATAGGCCCAGGAGCCGTGCTTAGAGGGGATTATGGCAGGATCGAGATCGGGAGCTACAGTGCAATTGAAGATAACTGTGTGGTTCACGCCAGGCCGGGGGAGACCACGGTCATAGGAGAACATGCAACAATAGGGCATCTTTCTGTGATACACACCGGCCGAGTGAAAGACTGGGCTGTAATAGGCATGGGTGCTACGGTATCGGATTTTGCTACCGTTGGCGCATGGGCTGTGGTAGGCGAGGGCGCTGTTGTTAAGAACAAATTTGAAATCCCGGATGAAAGCATTGCTGTTGGTGTGCCTGCCAAGATTGTGGGAAAAATAGACAGTGCCTACAAGGATCTGTGGACCGGCTACAAGAGCAATTATAACACCTTTGTCGACAGATATCGCCAGAATTTAAGGGAAATACGGTAA
- a CDS encoding carbohydrate kinase family protein: MVKEPFLAYFGHVNIDVMIKVKSIPTHGSIGVERMSEVFGGTAGNFAIISSKLGINFDLYSSVSSVTHRDYLEKLEKMGIDISHITIQGTGMGPVCYIVSDGSDQIAYVFQGPMDSWKPSLGFKNNRYRYAHFSTGPAEEYLRIAQQISEDSVIVFDPSQEISYKWDRETLISMLDLADFFIGNLSEFETLQKMTGLGIREITANGTDVIATLGERGSSLYTKNSRVDVPPLKLGPPRDSTGAGDSYRAGLYFGLSMGKSMRESMAIASVVAAEAIREGIDAMKPNIEKILNESTRLIF; the protein is encoded by the coding sequence GTGGTGAAAGAGCCATTCCTCGCATACTTTGGTCACGTGAATATCGATGTAATGATCAAGGTCAAGTCCATTCCAACCCACGGATCTATTGGTGTTGAAAGAATGTCCGAGGTCTTCGGGGGGACGGCAGGTAATTTTGCCATCATCTCCTCAAAACTCGGAATCAATTTTGATCTATACTCTTCCGTATCTTCTGTCACGCATCGCGATTATCTCGAAAAGCTTGAAAAAATGGGTATTGACATTAGTCATATCACGATACAGGGAACAGGTATGGGACCAGTATGTTACATAGTTTCAGACGGTTCTGATCAGATTGCTTATGTTTTTCAGGGACCAATGGACTCATGGAAACCCTCGTTGGGCTTCAAAAATAACAGGTACAGGTACGCTCACTTCTCCACGGGACCAGCTGAAGAATATTTGCGAATAGCACAGCAGATCAGTGAAGATTCAGTGATTGTCTTTGATCCGAGCCAGGAAATATCCTACAAGTGGGACAGAGAAACGCTAATTTCAATGCTCGACCTTGCTGATTTTTTCATTGGCAACCTGAGTGAATTCGAAACCCTGCAGAAAATGACCGGTCTTGGTATCCGGGAAATCACGGCGAATGGAACAGATGTCATAGCAACCCTTGGAGAACGCGGATCATCTCTCTATACAAAAAATTCACGCGTTGATGTTCCGCCTCTTAAACTGGGGCCGCCAAGGGACAGTACAGGTGCAGGTGACTCCTATCGGGCGGGCCTCTATTTCGGACTCTCCATGGGAAAGAGCATGCGCGAATCAATGGCAATTGCATCGGTAGTTGCCGCAGAAGCAATACGTGAGGGAATAGATGCCATGAAGCCTAACATTGAAAAAATTCTCAACGAATCAACCAGGTTGATCTTCTAA
- a CDS encoding adenosylcobinamide-GDP ribazoletransferase: MAEKNGIVEDIKSLVSYFTILPVKSDDVPTVRGLYFLSILGLFLGFIEGVIYYFLATYVSLFSAAVVYVILVTALSGFHALDSVLNTGNALMLRNDRSRLVKMMKNPAAGTGGIGSVLVVYGLTVAFVLSIPPFYALIAITLAEGAAKLTFVTTSFGKKSIGNETVSGIVENINMGGPATIYLNMIILIVLSLILGIDFLIALVLTLLVAYLVLKKTANVLSGISSDVLGFAGEIARMTYIAVFAILIAVTMHYGVLNLIVHV; the protein is encoded by the coding sequence ATGGCTGAAAAAAATGGAATAGTCGAAGATATAAAGTCACTGGTTAGTTATTTCACGATCCTGCCTGTAAAATCTGATGATGTTCCTACAGTGCGGGGACTCTATTTCCTTTCTATTCTTGGCCTTTTCCTTGGGTTTATCGAGGGTGTAATATACTACTTCCTCGCCACCTATGTTAGTCTATTCTCCGCCGCCGTAGTTTACGTGATATTGGTGACAGCCCTTTCAGGTTTTCATGCACTTGATTCGGTTCTAAACACAGGAAATGCACTGATGCTGAGAAATGACAGATCCAGATTGGTCAAGATGATGAAGAACCCAGCTGCTGGAACTGGAGGCATTGGATCAGTTCTTGTAGTATATGGTCTTACGGTAGCTTTCGTTCTCTCCATACCTCCTTTCTATGCCCTAATAGCCATCACTCTCGCAGAAGGAGCTGCAAAATTAACATTTGTAACAACCTCCTTCGGTAAGAAATCTATAGGGAACGAAACCGTATCCGGCATAGTTGAGAACATTAACATGGGAGGGCCCGCCACCATCTACCTGAATATGATTATACTGATAGTACTCTCTTTAATCTTGGGGATTGACTTCCTTATCGCACTTGTGCTCACCCTGTTGGTTGCATATCTCGTACTGAAAAAAACTGCAAACGTGCTCTCAGGTATCAGCAGTGATGTCCTCGGATTCGCCGGAGAGATTGCAAGAATGACATATATCGCTGTATTTGCAATCCTTATCGCGGTGACTATGCATTATGGGGTTCTAAATCTCATAGTCCACGTTTGA
- the lonB gene encoding ATP-dependent protease LonB — protein sequence MEDTVDSVEEWVDKLNITSTKDIKVPPVLFDQVIGQESAGEVVKKAALQKRHVLLIGDPGTGKSMLAQSMVDFLPKEELEDILVFPNPEDSNRPKVKTLPAGKGREVVKQYQIKAERVKRDRARSIMLVIFSIVFIGIIFAVMYGIIILFYAIIAAAILYVALAMNPSFRQEKAMIPKLLVSHTGNEKPPFIDSTGAHSGALLGDVRHDPFQSGGLETPAHDRVEAGNIHKAHKGVLFVDEMNLLRPESQQALLTAMQEKKFSISGQSERSAGAMVQTEPVPCDFVLVAAGNLDAVQGIHPALRSRIRGYGYEVYVNNVFDDSDENRQKIVQFIAQEVQKDKKIPHLDKGAVVEIIKEAQKRSGRKGKLTLRLRELGGLIRVAGDIAISEKADIVTSKHVMDAKNLSKPLEQQVADKMIEVRKNYKTFLSEGEAVGMVNGLAVMGANSGMADYTGIVMPIVAEVTPAQKKGNGSVIATGKLGEIAKEAVENVSAVFKKISGKDITDMDIHIQFVGSYDGVEGDSASVSIATAVISAIENIPIDQTIAMTGSLSVRGAVLPVGGVTAKVEAAIESGMKKVILPNANYGDVILDEKHKDRIEIVPVDNIQQVLETAFVSGPDRQKFLDRISQFLKPKIGPGTGRAGANVG from the coding sequence GTGGAAGATACAGTCGACAGTGTAGAGGAATGGGTTGACAAATTAAATATTACATCGACAAAGGACATCAAGGTCCCACCAGTCCTCTTTGATCAGGTCATAGGACAGGAGAGCGCAGGGGAAGTAGTAAAGAAAGCCGCGCTCCAGAAAAGACATGTATTACTCATCGGGGACCCTGGAACTGGAAAGTCAATGCTTGCCCAGTCTATGGTGGACTTTCTGCCAAAAGAAGAACTGGAGGATATACTTGTATTCCCGAACCCTGAGGACTCAAACAGGCCAAAGGTAAAGACGTTACCTGCCGGGAAAGGCAGAGAGGTCGTAAAACAGTATCAGATCAAGGCTGAAAGGGTAAAGCGGGACAGGGCCAGATCCATCATGCTCGTGATTTTCTCAATCGTGTTCATAGGAATAATTTTCGCGGTTATGTATGGCATAATTATACTCTTTTATGCCATTATAGCAGCTGCAATCCTGTATGTGGCACTTGCCATGAATCCAAGCTTCAGACAGGAAAAAGCAATGATCCCTAAACTTCTTGTTTCGCATACGGGAAACGAGAAACCGCCTTTTATAGATTCTACTGGGGCTCATTCCGGTGCGTTGCTGGGAGACGTCAGACATGATCCATTTCAGTCTGGCGGGCTTGAGACTCCAGCGCACGATAGAGTCGAAGCGGGCAATATTCACAAGGCACACAAAGGCGTGCTGTTCGTAGATGAAATGAACCTCCTGAGGCCGGAAAGCCAGCAGGCTCTTCTTACAGCAATGCAGGAGAAGAAATTTTCAATATCCGGACAGAGCGAAAGGAGCGCTGGTGCAATGGTTCAGACAGAACCGGTACCTTGCGACTTTGTACTGGTTGCCGCGGGGAATCTTGACGCAGTTCAGGGAATACACCCTGCCCTTCGGTCTAGAATAAGGGGATATGGGTACGAAGTCTATGTCAACAATGTTTTTGATGATAGTGACGAAAATAGGCAAAAAATAGTTCAATTTATCGCTCAAGAAGTTCAGAAGGACAAGAAGATCCCTCATCTTGACAAAGGCGCAGTCGTCGAAATAATAAAGGAGGCGCAGAAGAGATCGGGGAGAAAGGGGAAACTTACCCTCAGACTGAGAGAACTTGGCGGTCTTATCCGGGTTGCGGGAGACATAGCAATTAGCGAGAAGGCCGATATTGTTACTTCAAAGCATGTTATGGACGCTAAAAACCTAAGCAAGCCGCTTGAGCAGCAAGTTGCCGACAAAATGATTGAGGTGAGAAAGAACTACAAGACGTTCCTTTCTGAAGGAGAGGCTGTCGGAATGGTCAACGGCCTCGCTGTCATGGGCGCAAACAGTGGAATGGCAGATTATACCGGTATCGTTATGCCCATAGTTGCCGAAGTTACCCCTGCACAGAAGAAGGGTAACGGAAGCGTTATTGCAACAGGAAAACTCGGGGAGATCGCCAAGGAAGCTGTTGAAAATGTCTCCGCCGTGTTCAAGAAAATAAGTGGCAAGGACATAACTGACATGGATATTCACATCCAGTTTGTTGGTTCATACGATGGAGTTGAGGGTGACTCCGCCAGCGTTTCAATCGCAACCGCAGTTATATCGGCTATTGAGAACATTCCTATCGACCAGACTATAGCTATGACCGGTTCACTGAGCGTGAGAGGAGCGGTTCTTCCTGTAGGTGGCGTGACTGCTAAGGTTGAGGCCGCAATCGAATCAGGCATGAAGAAAGTAATACTACCAAATGCCAACTATGGCGACGTCATACTGGACGAGAAACACAAGGACAGGATCGAAATCGTTCCCGTGGATAATATCCAGCAGGTGCTCGAGACCGCCTTCGTTTCCGGACCGGACAGGCAGAAATTCCTTGACAGAATATCACAATTTCTTAAGCCAAAAATTGGCCCCGGAACGGGACGCGCTGGAGCCAATGTTGGTTAA
- a CDS encoding archaellum operon transcriptional activator EarA family protein — protein sequence METVADGNVIRSLNRSELRRKALFYLLSIYPYRSYLSEISRAIKSDPSNVKGCLEGLGVRYTVEESLVGLGLVKAEQTKNGFKYFKVNPDVVDEVRAMKAMFTQKKIFAVEIG from the coding sequence ATGGAAACGGTGGCAGACGGAAACGTCATAAGATCACTTAACAGGAGTGAGCTTAGAAGAAAAGCTCTCTTCTATCTGCTTAGCATATATCCGTACAGGTCGTATCTTTCGGAAATCTCCAGGGCAATCAAGTCGGATCCCTCCAACGTGAAAGGATGCCTTGAGGGACTCGGTGTGAGATACACCGTAGAAGAAAGCCTGGTTGGTCTTGGACTCGTTAAGGCGGAGCAAACTAAGAATGGTTTCAAGTACTTCAAGGTGAACCCCGACGTTGTGGATGAAGTCAGAGCCATGAAAGCAATGTTCACCCAGAAGAAGATATTTGCCGTAGAAATAGGTTAA
- a CDS encoding branched-chain amino acid transaminase, with amino-acid sequence MESEARVWLDGKIVRYSESRVPVLTHSLQYGSGIFEGIRSYDTSESASIFRLREHVLRFLRSMKIYSMSIPFTADDIEKGIRDIISLNEYRNAYIRPFAFYNDDRIGLSTVGKKVSVFIGAVPFKSYYSAKEMKGLKCKVSSWHRPSSAVLPIEAKASGNYLNSIIANREAVSMGYDEAILTSTAGYITEGPGENIFLVSGNRLITPSVESDILVGITRDTVMKLAADMGVEVIERFVHREELYNADELFFAGTAAEISPIVEVDGIIVSEGSTGKITGKIAKLYSDTVTGKVGKYETWLTRIT; translated from the coding sequence ATGGAAAGCGAAGCGCGTGTTTGGCTTGATGGCAAGATCGTAAGATATTCAGAGTCCAGGGTGCCTGTCCTGACGCATTCCCTGCAGTATGGAAGCGGAATATTTGAGGGGATCAGGAGCTACGATACCAGCGAGTCTGCTTCAATCTTCAGGTTGCGGGAACATGTACTGAGGTTTCTGAGATCCATGAAAATATATTCCATGTCAATTCCCTTCACTGCTGATGACATCGAGAAAGGGATCAGAGATATCATTTCACTAAATGAATACCGGAACGCGTATATCAGACCCTTTGCGTTCTACAACGATGATCGGATAGGGCTCAGTACTGTTGGCAAAAAAGTGAGCGTTTTCATCGGAGCAGTGCCATTCAAAAGTTACTATTCTGCAAAAGAAATGAAAGGTCTCAAGTGCAAGGTTTCCTCTTGGCACAGGCCATCGTCAGCGGTTTTGCCTATCGAGGCAAAAGCCAGCGGAAATTATCTTAATTCGATAATTGCAAACAGGGAAGCGGTGAGCATGGGCTATGATGAAGCTATCCTAACAAGTACAGCAGGATATATAACCGAAGGTCCCGGGGAAAATATATTTCTCGTAAGCGGAAATAGGCTGATAACGCCGAGCGTTGAATCGGATATTCTTGTCGGCATAACTCGGGACACAGTGATGAAACTTGCAGCAGATATGGGGGTAGAGGTCATTGAGAGATTTGTGCACAGAGAAGAACTGTATAACGCTGATGAGCTGTTTTTCGCAGGTACGGCTGCCGAGATATCCCCAATAGTGGAGGTGGATGGGATCATTGTTTCGGAAGGTTCAACTGGCAAGATTACTGGGAAGATTGCAAAACTGTACAGTGACACCGTAACGGGAAAAGTAGGGAAATATGAAACTTGGCTTACCAGGATCACTTAA
- the aroC gene encoding chorismate synthase produces MSFTIGNDLRFTVFGESHGPAVGGVIDGFPSGFALNLDGASKWMERRRPGQSEITTRRNESDIVSVLSGLSDGYTNGGPLAFYINNSDVISEHYSELKYKPRPGHADFSMLMKYGKHRPFQGGGFLSGRLTAPLVFAGATCIQLLEKYNITITSYIDRIGDTNLDHEVEIRPEDAYSFKTRIPDQSVDEAAYSAIRAALGRGDSLGSSVRTVVTGLPPGIGEPIFDSMESEISRMMFSIPAIKGIEFGLGFDFASSAGSTVRDEMYVKEGKVSFLSNNNGGILGGISNGMPMTFRVAVKPTSSIRMEERTVNLETMEDTSILIKGRHDPCIGIRALPVIQTATAIVIADFMITADRIPRVLT; encoded by the coding sequence GTGTCGTTTACCATTGGAAACGATCTCAGGTTTACCGTTTTTGGAGAATCTCACGGCCCAGCAGTGGGGGGGGTCATTGATGGTTTCCCATCTGGATTTGCTCTGAATCTGGATGGCGCCTCAAAATGGATGGAACGTAGACGCCCCGGCCAGAGCGAGATCACCACAAGACGCAATGAATCAGATATTGTCAGTGTGCTGTCTGGGCTGAGTGACGGTTACACCAATGGGGGGCCACTTGCTTTTTACATCAATAACAGCGATGTTATAAGCGAGCATTATTCTGAACTTAAATACAAACCAAGGCCAGGGCATGCTGACTTCTCGATGCTGATGAAGTACGGGAAACACAGACCTTTTCAAGGCGGAGGATTCCTTTCTGGAAGGCTTACTGCACCACTAGTATTTGCGGGCGCAACCTGTATTCAGTTGCTTGAAAAGTATAACATCACCATTACATCGTACATTGACAGGATTGGTGATACCAACCTCGATCATGAGGTAGAGATTCGTCCGGAAGATGCATATTCCTTCAAGACAAGGATCCCTGACCAGAGTGTTGATGAGGCGGCTTACTCTGCCATCAGGGCGGCATTAGGGAGAGGAGACAGCCTCGGTTCGTCAGTACGCACGGTCGTCACCGGCCTTCCCCCCGGTATCGGTGAGCCTATTTTCGATTCCATGGAAAGTGAGATCAGCAGGATGATGTTTTCTATACCGGCAATAAAGGGAATTGAGTTTGGCCTTGGATTTGACTTCGCCAGCTCTGCTGGCTCGACGGTCAGGGATGAGATGTACGTTAAGGAAGGTAAAGTATCATTCCTGAGCAACAATAACGGCGGCATCCTTGGTGGAATTTCCAACGGAATGCCCATGACTTTCAGGGTGGCCGTGAAACCAACATCTTCCATAAGAATGGAGGAGAGGACCGTGAACCTCGAAACCATGGAGGATACGTCTATCTTGATAAAGGGCAGGCACGACCCCTGTATAGGAATACGCGCTCTTCCTGTAATCCAGACTGCAACTGCGATTGTTATAGCAGACTTTATGATTACAGCGGATCGCATTCCAAGGGTGTTGACCTAG